The Thermoclostridium stercorarium subsp. stercorarium DSM 8532 genome contains a region encoding:
- a CDS encoding PspC domain-containing protein: MQKRLYRSTRDRVFGGVCSGLAEYAQVDKGLLRFLTAVAIIATGVFPGLILYILCVLIIPTEDAVFKDKMYNNGEQTPHYSASNPENARLVIGVALILIGLFALARLIFKWIDYRYIIPPALVIIGAILVYKSRGHSE; the protein is encoded by the coding sequence ATGCAAAAAAGATTATACCGCAGCACCCGCGACAGGGTTTTCGGAGGTGTGTGCTCCGGGCTGGCTGAATATGCCCAGGTCGACAAGGGCCTGTTAAGATTTCTGACTGCAGTAGCTATCATTGCTACCGGTGTTTTCCCCGGATTAATCTTATATATATTGTGCGTTCTGATTATTCCGACAGAAGACGCAGTTTTCAAGGATAAAATGTATAATAACGGAGAACAGACACCACACTACTCGGCTTCGAATCCGGAAAACGCCCGTTTGGTTATCGGCGTGGCGCTTATTCTGATTGGGCTTTTTGCCCTTGCAAGACTTATCTTCAAATGGATAGACTACCGTTACATCATTCCTCCGGCACTGGTAATAATCGGCGCGATACTGGTATACAAAAGCAGGGGGCACTCTGAATGA
- the spo0A gene encoding sporulation transcription factor Spo0A, whose protein sequence is MAYPIRVLVADDNVEFGEIVCDYLSNYDDLEVVGRAEDGLEAIKLIDETNPNIVILDIIMPHMDGLAVLEHYHKAPSSTKPKFIILSAVGQDKITQQAVNLGAEYYIVKPFDLEILVERIRQLGKGDNLVSRPETAPKPPKQQQSAKPVSLESRVTQIMRDVGVPAHIKGYQYMRDAVLLVVDDMEMISSVTKRLYPELAKRYKTTPSRVERAIRHAIEVAWTRGQVETIHELFGYTINTKKGKPTNSEFIAMIADKLRLENKVS, encoded by the coding sequence GTGGCGTATCCAATCCGTGTATTAGTTGCTGACGACAATGTGGAATTTGGTGAAATTGTATGTGATTACCTATCAAATTATGATGATTTGGAGGTAGTAGGGCGGGCAGAGGACGGTTTGGAAGCAATAAAACTGATAGATGAAACCAACCCGAATATTGTTATTTTGGACATTATTATGCCTCATATGGACGGATTGGCAGTATTGGAACACTACCATAAAGCTCCCTCTTCTACCAAGCCCAAATTCATTATTCTGTCAGCAGTGGGACAGGACAAAATAACACAGCAGGCGGTTAATCTCGGGGCAGAATATTATATCGTAAAGCCTTTTGATCTGGAAATCCTGGTTGAAAGAATCAGACAACTGGGAAAAGGGGATAATTTGGTCAGCCGTCCTGAAACAGCGCCGAAGCCACCCAAACAGCAGCAGTCAGCAAAGCCTGTCAGCCTGGAAAGCCGTGTCACCCAAATAATGCGGGATGTAGGAGTACCCGCTCATATTAAAGGGTATCAGTATATGCGAGATGCAGTACTTCTGGTTGTTGATGATATGGAAATGATAAGTTCTGTTACAAAAAGACTGTATCCTGAGCTTGCCAAAAGGTATAAAACCACTCCAAGCCGGGTTGAACGTGCCATCAGGCATGCTATTGAAGTTGCATGGACCAGAGGTCAGGTGGAGACTATACATGAACTGTTTGGATACACAATAAACACAAAAAAAGGCAAACCTACAAACTCTGAATTTATAGCAATGATCGCAGACAAGCTGCGTCTTGAAAATAAAGTGAGCTAA
- a CDS encoding class I SAM-dependent methyltransferase yields the protein MILQQALAQSHEYAKKVVREGDTVIDATCGNGHDTLFLAGLVGDSGKVYAFDIQKEALGITRKRLLENGMLHRCFLIPDGHQNMHRYVNQPVKLVLFNLGYRPGGDHSICTRGETTIKAVETALNLLVVHGLIVLVIYHGGDTGFEERDYLLKALPDLNPKKAAVMMTSFINLPNNPPILVCIEKLG from the coding sequence ATGATTTTGCAGCAGGCTTTAGCTCAGTCGCACGAATACGCAAAAAAGGTTGTGAGGGAAGGTGACACCGTAATTGACGCCACCTGCGGTAACGGTCATGACACTTTGTTTCTCGCCGGACTGGTGGGAGATTCAGGAAAAGTGTATGCTTTTGATATTCAGAAGGAAGCGTTGGGGATCACACGGAAAAGACTTCTGGAAAACGGGATGCTTCACAGATGTTTTTTAATTCCTGACGGGCATCAGAACATGCACCGTTATGTTAACCAACCCGTTAAGCTTGTTTTGTTCAACCTTGGGTACAGGCCCGGCGGTGACCATTCAATATGCACCAGAGGGGAGACAACCATAAAAGCCGTCGAAACAGCCCTTAATCTGCTGGTGGTTCACGGCCTTATTGTTTTGGTCATATATCACGGCGGAGATACGGGTTTTGAAGAACGGGATTATCTGCTGAAAGCGCTTCCTGATTTAAATCCCAAAAAAGCTGCAGTTATGATGACAAGTTTCATTAATCTTCCGAATAATCCGCCTATTCTCGTATGTATTGAAAAATTGGGCTAA
- a CDS encoding acyl-CoA carboxylase subunit beta produces MATMDKINDLYARRQKALLGGGEERIKKQHESGKKTARERIQMLLDPDSFVEIDAFVETRSIEFDMPKKKALGDGVVTGYGTIDGRLVFVSAQDFTVIGGSLGEMHAKKITKVMDMAMKMGAPFISINDSGGARIEEGIDALSGFGEIFYRNTLASGVIPQISVIMGPCAGGAVYSPAITDFIFMVDKTSHMFITGPQVIKPVTGEDVTLEELGGAETHNTLSGVAHFKCANEEECMKQIRRLIGFLPDNNLSDSELVNTNDDVNRIIPELNSVIPDDANKPYDMKQIILSVVDNADFLEVQEGFARNIIVGFGRINGRTVGIIANQPQVNAGALDVDSSDKAARFVRFCDAFNIPIVTFTDVPGYLPGVKQEHSGIIRHGAKLLYAFSEATVPKINVIVRKAYGGAYIAMNSKHLGADIVFAWPTAEIAVMGPEGAANIIFKKEIGQADDPIKFRAEKIQEYRDKFSNPYIAAARGYVDDVIEPARTRIHIASALEMLVGKRETRPAKKHGNIPL; encoded by the coding sequence ATGGCTACAATGGACAAGATTAACGACCTTTATGCCAGGAGACAGAAAGCTTTGCTCGGCGGCGGTGAGGAACGTATCAAGAAGCAGCATGAATCGGGCAAAAAAACCGCCAGGGAAAGAATTCAGATGTTACTGGATCCTGACAGTTTTGTTGAAATCGATGCCTTTGTAGAAACTCGCAGCATCGAATTCGACATGCCAAAGAAAAAGGCATTGGGAGATGGCGTCGTTACCGGATACGGTACGATAGACGGGCGTTTGGTGTTCGTTTCGGCTCAGGATTTCACCGTAATAGGCGGTTCACTGGGCGAAATGCATGCGAAAAAAATAACGAAAGTCATGGATATGGCCATGAAAATGGGTGCGCCGTTTATCAGCATTAATGATTCAGGCGGCGCGAGGATCGAGGAAGGAATTGATGCTCTTAGCGGTTTTGGTGAGATATTCTACAGAAACACCCTTGCTTCAGGCGTAATACCCCAGATATCGGTCATAATGGGTCCATGTGCTGGCGGAGCGGTATATTCCCCGGCCATTACCGATTTTATCTTCATGGTGGATAAAACCAGCCATATGTTTATAACCGGACCTCAAGTAATAAAGCCGGTAACCGGTGAGGATGTGACCCTTGAGGAACTCGGCGGGGCCGAAACCCATAATACATTAAGCGGCGTGGCTCACTTCAAATGTGCAAACGAAGAGGAATGCATGAAGCAAATCAGACGTCTTATAGGTTTTCTACCCGACAATAACCTTTCAGACAGCGAACTTGTCAATACAAACGATGATGTTAACCGTATAATTCCGGAACTGAATTCCGTTATTCCCGATGATGCAAATAAACCATATGACATGAAGCAAATCATACTTTCGGTTGTTGACAATGCCGATTTCCTTGAAGTGCAGGAAGGCTTTGCAAGGAATATAATTGTTGGTTTCGGCCGCATTAACGGCAGAACGGTGGGAATAATTGCAAATCAGCCGCAGGTTAATGCAGGAGCGCTGGACGTGGATTCGTCAGACAAAGCGGCCAGGTTTGTAAGATTCTGTGACGCGTTCAATATTCCCATTGTTACATTTACCGATGTTCCGGGGTATTTGCCCGGTGTTAAGCAGGAACACAGCGGAATCATCCGTCACGGTGCAAAACTTTTATATGCTTTCTCAGAAGCCACCGTACCGAAAATAAATGTTATTGTCCGCAAGGCATACGGTGGGGCGTATATTGCGATGAACAGCAAACATCTTGGCGCTGATATTGTATTTGCATGGCCCACTGCCGAAATAGCGGTTATGGGTCCTGAAGGCGCTGCAAACATTATTTTTAAGAAAGAAATCGGTCAGGCCGATGATCCGATAAAATTCCGCGCTGAAAAAATTCAGGAATACAGGGATAAGTTCTCAAATCCGTATATAGCCGCAGCAAGAGGCTATGTAGATGATGTGATTGAACCGGCCAGGACAAGAATACACATTGCTTCTGCCCTCGAAATGCTCGTTGGCAAGAGGGAAACAAGGCCGGCAAAGAAACATGGAAATATTCCTCTGTAA
- a CDS encoding peptidoglycan D,D-transpeptidase FtsI family protein, with translation MRKGRVRLVLYIITALMACLVYRLYQIQVEQYEVFSSAAFRQRSRMTPVYHERGQIFDRNMIPFTDRTTEYVAVLQPAIFPRDRKVWETVADALKTSIEDFTNFSIYNASPVIYRIDEGAARMFIENPVKGVSIVERKVRTDKSMPAAHIVGYTDETGTQGMSGVEKAYQHILRSDNAVYAVATTDARYQYLEEYGYRLMESRADEPLSVKLTLDYHMQKLAEEVMDRMMVSGAVVVIDVLTGDILVLASRPGFNPANISEYLNDERQPLFNRAIAGYTPGSIFKIITTAAALEENFDPEVTFDCPGFIRVGEQVFKCWNYEDGGHGILNLTESFAQSCNSYFIHLGIQLGAEKMLDMAKKFGLGSTTGISEQLIPEYEGMLPDINELIGDGNIANLAMGQGKILVTPVQAAGMAAIIANGGIRHTFNIVDSIVNSEGEIVRDMKKREWKRVISRETATALMKMMEATVEYGTGKRADIWGYGGSAGKTGSAETGMFDDERQIIHAWFTGYFPYAEPKYAMCVFVEDGTGGGTSAAPVFAEIAARIMEWEESR, from the coding sequence ATGCGCAAGGGAAGAGTCAGGCTGGTTTTGTACATTATCACCGCTCTGATGGCGTGTCTTGTTTACAGGTTATATCAGATTCAGGTTGAACAATATGAAGTTTTTTCTTCGGCGGCATTCAGGCAGCGAAGCCGTATGACGCCGGTTTATCATGAAAGAGGGCAGATTTTCGACAGAAACATGATACCGTTTACCGACCGGACTACCGAATACGTTGCCGTGCTTCAGCCTGCAATATTTCCGCGTGACCGGAAAGTTTGGGAAACGGTGGCTGATGCTTTGAAGACCAGTATTGAGGATTTTACCAATTTTTCAATATACAATGCTTCACCGGTGATATACCGTATTGATGAAGGCGCAGCCAGGATGTTTATCGAAAATCCGGTAAAGGGAGTTTCAATTGTGGAACGGAAAGTCAGAACCGATAAATCTATGCCTGCGGCGCATATTGTAGGATATACCGATGAAACCGGAACTCAGGGAATGTCTGGGGTTGAAAAAGCCTATCAGCATATTCTCAGGTCGGATAACGCTGTTTATGCTGTTGCGACAACAGATGCGAGATACCAGTATCTCGAAGAATACGGATACAGGCTCATGGAAAGCAGGGCTGATGAACCGCTAAGTGTTAAACTCACCCTTGATTATCATATGCAGAAACTGGCCGAGGAAGTAATGGACAGGATGATGGTTTCGGGCGCCGTTGTGGTGATAGACGTGTTAACCGGCGACATACTGGTTCTTGCCAGCAGGCCGGGATTTAACCCCGCGAATATTTCCGAATATCTCAACGATGAAAGGCAGCCCCTTTTTAACAGGGCAATAGCCGGTTATACGCCGGGATCCATTTTTAAAATAATAACTACCGCAGCCGCCCTTGAAGAAAATTTCGATCCCGAGGTTACTTTTGACTGCCCCGGATTTATCCGGGTTGGTGAACAGGTTTTCAAATGCTGGAATTATGAAGACGGAGGCCACGGCATACTGAATTTGACGGAAAGTTTTGCCCAGTCGTGTAACAGTTATTTCATACATCTTGGAATTCAGCTTGGTGCGGAAAAGATGCTTGATATGGCTAAAAAATTCGGCCTTGGAAGCACCACCGGAATCAGTGAGCAGTTGATTCCCGAATATGAGGGAATGCTCCCTGATATAAACGAGTTAATCGGAGACGGTAATATCGCAAACCTTGCAATGGGACAGGGGAAAATACTCGTCACGCCGGTACAGGCAGCGGGTATGGCGGCAATTATAGCCAATGGCGGTATCCGCCATACCTTTAATATAGTGGACAGCATTGTCAACAGCGAGGGTGAAATAGTCAGGGATATGAAAAAAAGGGAATGGAAACGGGTAATTTCGAGGGAGACGGCAACAGCCCTTATGAAGATGATGGAAGCCACAGTGGAATACGGAACGGGTAAGCGTGCGGATATATGGGGGTACGGCGGTTCTGCAGGGAAAACCGGAAGTGCCGAAACGGGAATGTTTGATGATGAACGACAGATTATTCATGCATGGTTTACCGGATATTTTCCTTATGCTGAACCGAAATACGCCATGTGTGTTTTTGTGGAGGACGGAACGGGAGGGGGCACTTCCGCGGCCCCTGTATTTGCGGAAATTGCCGCAAGAATTATGGAATGGGAGGAGAGCAGATAA
- a CDS encoding oxaloacetate decarboxylase subunit alpha, with product MGIKITETVLRDAHQSLIATRMKTEDMLPIIEKMDKVGYHSLECWGGATFDACLRFLNEDPWERLRKIRDKAKNTKLQMLLRGQNLLGYKHYADDVVEYFVQKAVANGIDIIRIFDALNDPRNVEVAIKATKKEGGHAQAAVCYTISPFHSLEQFVKDAKKLVEMGADSICIKDMAGLLTPYNAYELVKALKENVKVPIQLHTHYTSGVASMTYLKAIEAGCDVVDCAISPMSMGTSQPPTEAIVATLQGTPYDTGYDLKLLSEIADYFRPLREKYLKSGLLDTKVLGVDINTLLYQVPGGMLSNLVSQLKQFGKEDKFEEVLAEVPRVREDLGYPPLVTPTSQIVGTQAVMNVISGERYKMVPKETKALVKGEYGKTPAPIKEEIIKKIIGDEKRITCRPADLLEPELDKIRDEMKEYLEQDEDVLTYALFPQVAKKFFEYRKAAKYKIDPDMVNYEERVHPV from the coding sequence ATGGGAATAAAAATAACTGAAACCGTTCTCAGGGACGCGCACCAGTCGTTGATAGCCACGAGAATGAAAACTGAAGACATGCTTCCGATAATTGAAAAAATGGACAAAGTGGGTTATCATTCTTTGGAATGCTGGGGCGGCGCAACCTTTGATGCGTGTCTTCGTTTCCTGAATGAGGATCCCTGGGAGAGGCTCAGAAAAATAAGAGACAAGGCAAAGAACACAAAACTCCAGATGCTTCTGCGCGGGCAGAATCTTCTGGGATATAAACACTACGCCGACGACGTGGTTGAATATTTCGTTCAGAAAGCGGTTGCCAACGGTATTGATATTATCCGCATATTTGATGCATTAAACGACCCGAGAAACGTTGAAGTGGCAATAAAGGCAACCAAGAAGGAAGGCGGCCATGCACAGGCGGCTGTGTGCTATACTATAAGTCCTTTTCACAGTCTTGAACAGTTTGTAAAGGACGCAAAGAAGTTGGTTGAAATGGGTGCCGACTCAATATGTATTAAGGATATGGCCGGACTTTTGACGCCATACAATGCTTATGAGCTTGTAAAAGCCCTGAAGGAAAACGTAAAGGTCCCGATTCAGCTGCATACCCACTATACCAGCGGAGTTGCTTCAATGACATACCTGAAAGCCATTGAGGCAGGATGTGATGTGGTAGACTGCGCCATTTCGCCGATGTCAATGGGAACAAGCCAGCCACCCACCGAAGCAATTGTGGCAACGCTGCAGGGAACGCCTTATGATACCGGGTATGATTTGAAATTGCTGTCGGAGATTGCCGATTATTTCCGTCCGCTGAGGGAAAAGTATCTAAAATCGGGGCTGCTGGATACCAAGGTTCTCGGTGTGGATATCAACACGCTGCTGTATCAGGTACCCGGTGGTATGCTTTCGAACCTTGTTTCGCAGCTCAAACAGTTCGGCAAGGAGGACAAATTTGAAGAAGTTCTTGCGGAAGTGCCGAGGGTACGCGAAGATTTGGGATATCCGCCGCTGGTTACACCCACAAGCCAGATTGTCGGAACTCAGGCCGTTATGAATGTTATTTCAGGCGAACGTTACAAGATGGTTCCGAAAGAAACCAAAGCGCTTGTTAAGGGCGAATATGGGAAAACCCCTGCACCGATAAAGGAAGAAATCATTAAAAAGATTATAGGCGATGAAAAGAGGATTACATGCCGTCCTGCCGATCTGCTCGAGCCCGAACTGGATAAGATCAGGGACGAAATGAAAGAGTACCTTGAACAGGATGAAGACGTGCTGACCTATGCACTGTTCCCGCAGGTTGCAAAGAAATTCTTTGAATACAGAAAGGCTGCAAAATATAAGATAGATCCCGACATGGTGAATTATGAGGAAAGAGTTCATCCGGTTTAA
- a CDS encoding glucose-6-phosphate isomerase, whose translation MFMIRFDYKKAEGFIHEHEIEYLKPMVETAHTMLHQKSGPGNDFLGWLELPVSYDTSEFSRIKEAAERIRNNSDVFIVIGIGGSYLGARAAIEALAHSFHNLLPKEKRKAPQIFFAGNQISSTYLAELLDIIDGKDISVNVISKSGTTTEPAIAFRILKDYMEKKYGKAEARTRIYATTDKARGALKTMADTEGYETFVIPDDVGGRFSVLTAVGLLPIAVAGIDIDSMMEGARAGYEEYRKPYEENPAYLYAACRNILYRKMKTIEIMVNYEPSLHYVTEWWKQLFGESEGKDGRGIFPAGVDFTTDLHSMGQYIQDGLRNIFETVLNVEKPRKEIFITKDEKDLDGLNYISDKSLDYVNRKAMEGTILAHHDGGVPSLVVNIPEMTPYYFGQMVYFFEKACGISGYLLGVNPFDQPGVEAYKKNMFALLGKPGYEQEMKRLEKRLQGGQR comes from the coding sequence ATATTCATGATCAGATTTGATTATAAAAAAGCCGAAGGTTTTATTCACGAGCATGAAATAGAATATTTGAAGCCTATGGTCGAGACTGCCCATACCATGCTGCATCAAAAATCGGGCCCCGGAAATGATTTTCTTGGATGGCTTGAACTGCCTGTTTCCTATGATACGTCTGAATTTTCCCGTATAAAGGAAGCTGCGGAACGTATCAGAAACAATTCCGATGTTTTCATTGTAATCGGCATAGGGGGTTCTTACCTTGGCGCAAGAGCGGCTATAGAAGCGCTTGCCCATTCGTTTCACAATCTCCTTCCGAAAGAGAAAAGGAAAGCCCCGCAGATTTTCTTTGCAGGCAATCAGATAAGCTCCACTTACCTTGCCGAACTTTTGGACATTATAGACGGAAAAGACATATCCGTTAATGTGATATCAAAGTCGGGGACAACAACCGAACCCGCCATTGCTTTCAGGATTCTTAAGGATTATATGGAGAAAAAATACGGAAAAGCCGAGGCAAGAACCAGGATATATGCCACTACCGACAAAGCCAGGGGAGCGTTAAAAACCATGGCGGATACCGAGGGGTATGAAACCTTTGTTATACCTGACGATGTCGGGGGCCGCTTTTCGGTATTGACTGCCGTGGGGCTTCTTCCGATAGCCGTTGCCGGAATTGATATCGACAGCATGATGGAAGGTGCCCGTGCAGGCTATGAAGAATACAGAAAGCCTTATGAAGAAAATCCTGCGTATTTGTATGCAGCCTGCAGGAACATATTATATCGGAAGATGAAAACCATAGAAATAATGGTGAATTATGAACCTTCGCTTCACTATGTAACCGAGTGGTGGAAGCAGCTTTTCGGAGAAAGTGAGGGAAAAGATGGCAGAGGGATATTTCCTGCCGGCGTTGATTTTACAACCGATTTGCATTCCATGGGGCAATATATCCAGGACGGTCTGAGGAATATATTTGAAACCGTTCTGAATGTTGAAAAGCCGAGAAAGGAAATATTTATCACCAAAGACGAAAAGGATCTTGACGGATTGAATTATATTTCAGATAAAAGTCTTGACTATGTGAACCGGAAGGCTATGGAGGGAACAATTCTGGCCCACCATGACGGCGGAGTTCCCAGCCTGGTTGTAAATATACCTGAAATGACACCGTATTACTTTGGACAGATGGTTTATTTCTTTGAAAAAGCCTGCGGGATAAGCGGCTATCTTCTGGGAGTGAATCCTTTTGATCAGCCCGGCGTGGAAGCATACAAGAAAAACATGTTTGCTCTGCTGGGAAAACCGGGCTATGAGCAGGAAATGAAACGGCTTGAAAAGCGGTTGCAAGGCGGGCAGAGATAA
- a CDS encoding bifunctional riboflavin kinase/FAD synthetase, producing MVEVFENEFSITDSKYCGVGLGNFDGLHRGHMALINTLLDECRISDLHSVVYTFKKHPEHILRKELLTPLIMTTEHKVRLLEKTGLEFLVFQEFDEEFSRISPREFVEEILVNKLKARLVVVGFNYRFGYMGKGDCELLKELGQEYGFKVIVIPPVKIGNEVVSSTAIRKYVIEGQMEKANEFLGRFFSISGKVVTGKGIGNTMGFPTANIDPEKFLVTPAEGVYVTRTLYQGKWYDSVTNVGKCPTVRSDGATTIETHMIDFTGELYGEDIEVSFIKRLRGEKLFKNREELINQIRTDIENAKMYKKHLCLG from the coding sequence TTGGTGGAAGTATTCGAAAATGAGTTCAGCATTACAGACTCGAAATACTGCGGTGTAGGGCTTGGAAATTTTGACGGCCTTCACCGCGGGCACATGGCTCTTATAAATACCTTGCTTGATGAATGCAGGATTAGTGATTTGCACTCGGTTGTATATACTTTTAAAAAACATCCCGAACACATTTTAAGAAAAGAACTTCTAACACCGCTGATAATGACTACCGAGCACAAAGTGCGGCTGCTGGAAAAAACCGGGCTGGAGTTTTTGGTTTTTCAGGAGTTTGATGAAGAATTTTCAAGAATTTCGCCGAGGGAATTTGTCGAAGAAATACTTGTAAACAAACTCAAAGCGAGGCTTGTCGTAGTTGGTTTTAATTACCGCTTTGGATATATGGGAAAGGGTGACTGTGAACTTTTAAAAGAGCTCGGGCAGGAATACGGCTTTAAAGTTATTGTGATACCTCCGGTAAAGATTGGCAATGAAGTTGTAAGCAGCACCGCCATAAGAAAGTATGTAATTGAGGGACAGATGGAAAAAGCAAATGAGTTTCTTGGAAGGTTTTTTTCCATTTCCGGAAAGGTTGTAACCGGGAAAGGAATAGGAAATACAATGGGGTTTCCGACTGCAAACATTGATCCCGAAAAATTCCTTGTAACACCGGCAGAGGGTGTGTATGTAACCCGTACATTATATCAGGGGAAATGGTACGACAGTGTAACAAATGTGGGCAAATGCCCTACTGTAAGAAGTGATGGCGCGACGACGATAGAAACTCATATGATTGATTTTACGGGTGAACTGTACGGAGAGGACATTGAAGTGTCTTTCATCAAAAGGCTGAGGGGTGAAAAGCTGTTCAAAAACCGCGAGGAGTTAATTAACCAAATCAGGACTGACATAGAAAATGCGAAAATGTATAAAAAACACCTTTGTCTGGGATAA
- a CDS encoding LiaI-LiaF-like domain-containing protein — protein MKRKSTVGLVLIFIGIIWIMDLVGVMELDWTKALRTLWPVIFIAAGISLLFDRNRFISILAWILVFVVFIGFCIIDEVEKDFEFEKDKSDFKYVEADIVPAADEIFLDGATEEGKLIIELETAKVNIEDGHGELLAKLDTDIPNLEQQFAEGKQAVLRYMHRETEKSNIAGNFTLWINHDIPWEMDTTLSVVDGKLNLSKIPVKKLNLKLGVGDLDLIIGDRQEHMTVNIQAGATDLDIYIPENAGLMVKSGRLLSNISFHNINMVNKDDVYISDNYDEATQKIEMQIQSAVSTIEIFAQ, from the coding sequence ATGAAAAGAAAAAGTACCGTGGGGTTGGTTCTGATTTTTATTGGCATTATATGGATTATGGATTTGGTGGGCGTTATGGAGTTGGATTGGACCAAAGCGCTTAGAACGCTTTGGCCTGTTATTTTTATTGCGGCAGGCATATCGCTTCTGTTCGATAGGAACAGGTTCATTTCAATTTTGGCGTGGATTCTGGTATTTGTGGTATTTATAGGATTTTGCATTATCGATGAGGTTGAAAAGGATTTTGAGTTTGAGAAGGACAAATCGGATTTTAAATATGTGGAAGCAGATATAGTACCGGCAGCGGACGAAATATTTTTAGACGGAGCAACTGAGGAAGGAAAGCTCATTATTGAGCTGGAAACCGCCAAAGTAAATATTGAGGATGGACACGGCGAATTACTGGCCAAACTGGATACCGATATTCCAAATCTTGAGCAGCAGTTTGCCGAAGGAAAACAGGCCGTTCTGAGATACATGCACCGGGAAACTGAAAAAAGCAACATAGCCGGAAATTTTACGCTGTGGATTAATCACGACATACCATGGGAAATGGACACAACGTTGTCGGTAGTTGACGGGAAACTAAATCTCAGTAAAATTCCTGTAAAAAAGTTGAATCTTAAATTGGGAGTGGGAGATCTTGACCTTATAATCGGGGACAGACAGGAACATATGACAGTAAATATTCAGGCAGGAGCTACAGATCTTGACATATACATTCCTGAAAATGCAGGATTAATGGTTAAATCGGGAAGACTTTTATCCAACATTTCATTTCATAATATAAACATGGTAAATAAAGATGATGTGTACATTTCCGATAATTATGATGAAGCAACTCAGAAAATAGAGATGCAAATCCAGTCTGCAGTCAGCACAATTGAAATCTTTGCACAATAG
- a CDS encoding biotin/lipoyl-containing protein translates to MRKFIVTVNGHQYEVEVEEVGAVQPAAPVTPVVTPAAQAAPAPAQAAATEAPKAEAPKPAPAPAASAPAGAVKVNAPIPGTILDIKVNPGDRVKRGDILLILEAMKMENEILAPQDGTVAAIHVSKGTTVNSGDLLVSLN, encoded by the coding sequence ATGAGGAAGTTTATTGTAACCGTTAACGGACATCAATATGAAGTAGAAGTTGAAGAAGTAGGTGCAGTACAGCCTGCGGCACCTGTTACGCCCGTTGTGACGCCTGCCGCTCAGGCAGCTCCCGCTCCGGCACAGGCTGCTGCAACCGAAGCACCGAAGGCTGAAGCCCCGAAACCGGCTCCGGCACCGGCGGCATCGGCACCTGCAGGCGCGGTTAAAGTAAACGCCCCAATCCCGGGAACCATTCTTGACATTAAGGTTAATCCGGGCGACAGGGTAAAACGCGGCGATATTCTGCTTATTCTGGAAGCAATGAAGATGGAAAACGAAATTCTGGCGCCGCAGGACGGTACTGTAGCTGCAATACATGTTTCCAAGGGAACAACTGTTAACAGTGGTGATCTGCTCGTATCGTTAAACTGA